Proteins from a genomic interval of Anatilimnocola floriformis:
- a CDS encoding cupin domain-containing protein, whose protein sequence is MSVFQRREFFAGTTALAAAAAAALISTRQAEGGDPSFMNNVPDPEVSGSELPTFKFALDKSKGKVIGNSYGKEATVTQLPISKGLAGVSMQIEPGAMRELHWHATAAEWAFVLEGQVRTTVIAPDGTAETNDFKPGDVWFFPRGHGHVLECLGNKPARFILIFDNGYFSEFGTFSITDWLGHTPKALLAKNFGLPESAFEGFPKEEVYFARGEVPPAQQSTPLQGWKKPKLTHKYEMMKQPPHRVFAGGREWRADSTNFPISTTVTGVVLELEPGALRELHWHPTADEWHYVITGNISVTMFGSHGRYRTEMLEKGDVGYIPQGYGHSIENVGSTPCRILIGFNTGVYQTIDLAQWIAGNPVDILATNFSKPAALFQKFPKRDVFVAGENGPDK, encoded by the coding sequence ATGTCGGTTTTTCAACGTCGAGAGTTTTTCGCAGGCACCACGGCCCTTGCTGCTGCGGCGGCCGCGGCTTTGATCTCCACCCGGCAGGCCGAGGGTGGTGATCCGAGCTTTATGAATAACGTGCCGGATCCGGAGGTCTCTGGTTCGGAGCTTCCTACGTTTAAGTTCGCCCTCGACAAATCCAAAGGCAAAGTCATCGGCAACAGCTACGGCAAGGAAGCGACCGTCACGCAGTTGCCGATTTCGAAAGGATTGGCCGGAGTGTCGATGCAAATCGAGCCCGGCGCGATGCGCGAATTGCACTGGCACGCCACGGCGGCGGAGTGGGCCTTTGTGCTCGAGGGACAAGTTCGCACCACGGTGATCGCCCCCGATGGCACTGCCGAGACAAATGACTTCAAGCCCGGCGACGTTTGGTTCTTCCCACGCGGTCACGGACACGTGCTCGAATGTCTCGGCAACAAACCGGCGCGGTTCATCCTGATCTTCGACAACGGTTACTTTTCCGAATTCGGCACATTCAGCATTACGGACTGGCTTGGTCACACGCCGAAGGCGCTGCTGGCCAAAAACTTCGGCCTTCCCGAATCGGCTTTCGAAGGTTTTCCCAAGGAAGAGGTTTATTTCGCCCGCGGCGAAGTTCCTCCTGCGCAGCAGAGCACGCCGCTGCAGGGTTGGAAAAAGCCGAAGCTGACGCACAAGTATGAAATGATGAAGCAGCCGCCTCATCGCGTTTTTGCTGGTGGCCGCGAATGGCGAGCCGACTCGACGAACTTCCCGATCTCGACCACGGTGACCGGAGTCGTGCTGGAGTTGGAGCCGGGCGCCCTGCGCGAACTCCATTGGCATCCCACCGCCGACGAATGGCATTACGTCATCACCGGCAACATCAGCGTCACGATGTTCGGCTCGCATGGCCGCTACCGGACCGAAATGCTCGAGAAAGGTGACGTCGGTTACATCCCGCAAGGTTACGGCCACTCGATCGAAAATGTCGGCAGCACCCCCTGCCGAATCCTGATCGGCTTCAACACAGGCGTTTATCAGACGATCGATCTCGCGCAGTGGATTGCTGGTAACCCGGTCGACATCCTGGCCACGAACTTTTCGAAGCCGGCCGCGCTCTTTCAGAAGTTCCCTAAGCGCGACGTCTTCGTGGCCGGTGAAAACGGCCCTGATAAATAA